The following proteins are co-located in the Deltaproteobacteria bacterium CG2_30_66_27 genome:
- a CDS encoding amino acid ABC transporter substrate-binding protein has translation MRKQGRKWQAMLVVGLVLAMGLAEVASAAEKIVIGALYPMTGRAGRYGIDSVSAAEIAMNEINAKGGVNGRMIDIIFNDSKANPAYSIKVAKRYITEDKVNFLMGVVSSAAGLAVTEVSKENKVIFVGTDHASTALTTEKFQPYYFRVSNNTYQSAAAAALYAKDKKNWKTYYVIGPDYEYGHRTWEDFWMLLGKKRTDVKLVGQAWPKIFEPNYTPYITAILNAKPDVLVTTFWGGDTVAFIKQALPYKLFDKMKMFNYDAGGNYELFEAMPKGLPKGLILSGRHHLNWPDTKQNRDFVANFKAKTGRYPSYAAEGAYAGVYFIAEGVRQAGTAEDPDKLVAAMGKLKFKLPEDPEGFMSYMRPIDHQIVQVQAIGETVPNKKYPPATMMLGNWRIFKAEEIIPSVAEIEAARKAVKK, from the coding sequence ATGCGGAAGCAAGGAAGAAAGTGGCAGGCGATGCTGGTGGTCGGCCTGGTCCTCGCCATGGGGCTGGCCGAGGTGGCGAGTGCAGCGGAAAAGATCGTCATCGGGGCGTTGTACCCGATGACGGGGCGCGCCGGTCGGTACGGGATCGACTCGGTGTCCGCGGCGGAAATCGCGATGAACGAGATCAACGCGAAGGGCGGAGTCAACGGCAGGATGATCGACATCATCTTCAACGACTCCAAGGCCAACCCCGCGTACTCGATCAAGGTGGCCAAGCGGTACATCACCGAGGACAAGGTGAATTTCCTGATGGGCGTGGTCAGCAGCGCGGCGGGGCTCGCGGTGACCGAGGTGTCCAAGGAAAACAAGGTGATCTTCGTCGGAACCGACCACGCCTCGACGGCGCTCACCACGGAGAAGTTCCAGCCGTACTACTTCCGGGTCTCGAACAACACCTACCAGTCCGCCGCCGCAGCGGCGCTCTACGCGAAGGACAAGAAGAACTGGAAAACGTATTACGTCATCGGGCCCGACTATGAGTACGGCCACCGCACCTGGGAAGACTTCTGGATGCTGCTCGGGAAGAAGCGGACCGACGTCAAGCTCGTCGGGCAGGCGTGGCCGAAGATTTTCGAGCCGAATTACACCCCCTACATCACGGCGATCCTGAACGCCAAGCCCGACGTGCTCGTCACGACGTTCTGGGGCGGCGACACCGTGGCGTTCATCAAGCAGGCGCTCCCGTACAAGCTGTTCGACAAGATGAAGATGTTCAACTACGACGCCGGCGGCAACTACGAACTCTTCGAGGCGATGCCCAAGGGTCTCCCGAAGGGACTCATCCTGAGCGGCCGGCACCACCTCAACTGGCCCGACACGAAGCAGAACAGGGATTTCGTCGCCAATTTCAAGGCGAAGACCGGGCGGTACCCGTCGTACGCGGCGGAAGGGGCCTATGCCGGCGTGTACTTCATCGCGGAGGGCGTGCGCCAGGCGGGGACGGCGGAGGATCCCGACAAGCTGGTCGCCGCCATGGGGAAGTTGAAGTTCAAGCTGCCGGAGGACCCGGAAGGCTTCATGTCGTACATGCGGCCGATCGACCACCAGATCGTCCAGGTGCAGGCGATCGGCGAGACGGTACCCAACAAGAAGTATCCTCCCGCGACGATGATGCTCGGGAACTGGAGGATCTTCAAGGCCGAGGAGATCATCCCCTCCGTGGCGGAGATCGAGGCGGCCCGGAAGGCGGTCAAGAAGTAA
- a CDS encoding ABC transporter ATP-binding protein: MLEMRDVHTYYGTSHVLFGVSLDVDRGEVVCLMGRNGAGKSTTFRTVMGLTPPRAGTVLFQGKDVTRLKVHAKARLGIGYVPEDRQIFPELTVRENLDIGRSSGIHRKEGWNIDRIYGLFPVLEKYDRKPGGHLSGGEQQMLTIARTLMGNPELVLLDEPTEGLAPVIVIALKEMLLRLKEMGTTILLSEQNVKFAVKVSDRVFIIDNGAIRYSNDIKGFVEDERVQKRYLAV, from the coding sequence ATCCTCGAGATGAGGGACGTCCACACCTATTACGGGACGAGCCACGTCCTCTTCGGCGTTTCCCTGGACGTCGACCGGGGGGAGGTGGTCTGCCTCATGGGCAGAAACGGCGCGGGGAAGAGCACCACCTTCCGCACCGTCATGGGCCTTACCCCCCCCCGCGCGGGGACCGTCCTCTTCCAGGGAAAGGACGTCACCCGCCTCAAGGTCCACGCCAAGGCGCGGTTGGGGATCGGCTACGTGCCGGAGGACCGCCAGATCTTCCCGGAGCTGACCGTCCGGGAGAACCTCGACATCGGCCGCTCCTCCGGCATTCACCGGAAGGAAGGGTGGAACATCGACAGGATCTACGGGCTCTTTCCCGTGCTGGAGAAGTACGATCGGAAGCCCGGGGGACATCTCTCCGGGGGCGAGCAGCAGATGCTCACCATCGCCAGGACCCTCATGGGGAACCCGGAGCTGGTTCTCCTCGACGAGCCGACGGAGGGACTTGCCCCGGTCATCGTCATCGCCCTCAAGGAGATGCTCCTCCGACTCAAGGAGATGGGGACCACCATCCTTCTTTCGGAACAGAACGTGAAGTTCGCCGTGAAGGTGTCGGACCGCGTCTTCATCATCGACAACGGCGCCATCAGGTACAGCAACGACATCAAGGGATTCGTCGAGGACGAGCGGGTGCAGAAACGGTACCTTGCCGTCTGA
- a CDS encoding alcohol dehydrogenase: MDQNWIFRTTPRIIFGCGSVAQTGVEVRGIGAKRALVVTDPGIKAAGICDTVEKSIRDAGIGVAIFGEVEPDPRIEIVEKCLAVARGEKCDCVVGVGGGSALDIGKLTAVLLNNGGSVRDFFGTDLIPKPGVPTIMLPTTAGTGSEVTPIAVLSDEGEKLKKGVVSPHLFAKTAILDPVLTVGCPPSVTAASGMDALIHGIESYTSIHASRFTEFLAYKAVETIAGNLRTAYANGPDLEGRTRMMEGSLWAGMAFANSGVAAVHAFAYPLGAEFHVPHGVSNTVMLPYVMKYNMVGALRRYADLAGAFGVVRAGDGDVRRAEALIAAVERLADDIRVPRRLRDLKVPEAAIPMMAEGVMKVTRLLANNPRTMTLMDAEAIYRSAY, translated from the coding sequence ATGGACCAGAACTGGATCTTCCGGACCACGCCGAGGATCATCTTCGGCTGTGGGTCCGTGGCGCAGACGGGAGTGGAAGTGAGGGGGATCGGGGCGAAGCGCGCCCTCGTCGTGACCGACCCCGGCATCAAGGCGGCGGGAATCTGCGACACGGTGGAGAAGTCGATCCGGGACGCAGGGATCGGGGTCGCCATTTTCGGCGAGGTGGAACCGGACCCGCGGATCGAGATCGTCGAAAAGTGCCTTGCCGTCGCACGGGGGGAAAAGTGCGACTGCGTCGTCGGCGTCGGCGGGGGAAGCGCCCTCGATATCGGCAAGCTCACCGCGGTCCTGCTGAACAACGGGGGATCGGTCCGGGACTTCTTCGGGACCGACCTCATCCCCAAGCCGGGGGTCCCGACGATCATGCTCCCGACGACCGCCGGCACGGGTTCCGAGGTCACCCCCATCGCGGTTCTCTCGGACGAGGGCGAGAAGTTGAAGAAGGGTGTCGTGAGCCCCCACCTGTTCGCGAAGACGGCGATCCTCGATCCCGTACTGACGGTGGGGTGCCCCCCCTCCGTGACGGCCGCTTCGGGGATGGATGCGCTGATCCACGGGATCGAGTCGTACACTTCCATCCACGCGAGCCGATTCACCGAGTTCCTTGCGTACAAGGCGGTGGAGACGATCGCCGGCAACCTTCGGACCGCCTACGCGAACGGACCGGACCTCGAAGGGAGAACACGGATGATGGAAGGGAGCCTCTGGGCGGGGATGGCCTTCGCCAATTCGGGGGTCGCGGCGGTGCACGCCTTCGCCTATCCGCTGGGCGCCGAATTCCACGTGCCCCATGGGGTGTCGAACACGGTGATGCTCCCCTATGTCATGAAGTACAACATGGTCGGTGCGCTGCGGCGGTATGCCGACCTGGCCGGCGCGTTCGGGGTGGTACGGGCTGGCGACGGCGACGTCCGGCGGGCCGAAGCCCTGATCGCGGCGGTCGAGCGTCTCGCGGACGACATCAGGGTCCCCAGGCGTCTGCGGGACCTGAAGGTCCCCGAGGCCGCCATCCCGATGATGGCGGAGGGCGTGATGAAGGTGACCCGGCTCCTGGCGAACAACCCAAGGACGATGACCCTCATGGACGCCGAGGCCATCTATCGAAGCGCGTACTGA
- a CDS encoding aldehyde dehydrogenase, which yields MGNAAKPYKLYIGGKWEGGKETMSVVDKYTGETFGVVPVASKEMVDRAIAAARAAFPGWSKTPAHKRFRILEKAANLLDKNKEEIAAIICREAGKAWKFSLGEVSRAVETFQFSAEEAKRIHGETVPMDASTAGEGRIGYWLRCPVGVVAAITPFNFPLNLVAHKVGPALAVGNTLVLKPASTTPLTAVRLAEILEEAGVPAGVFNVVVGSGGTVGEWLTVDPRVAKITFTGSPPVGEQIIRKAGLKKVTMELGNNSGTIIEPDADLGAAVPRCVVSSFANSGQVCISLQRLYVHKAIAKEFTKRFLAETKKLKVGNPLEKDCDVGPMIDEKEAIRAESWVKEAVAQGAKVLIGGKREGRVMQPTVLSNVRSEMRVMCQEAFAPLVSLYEYESFDDAVRMVEDSPYGLQAGIYTNDLRKALQAVDRINVGGVMINDTSIFRVDHMPYGGNKMSGLGREGVRFACEEMTSIKMVMIKP from the coding sequence ATGGGCAACGCGGCGAAACCGTATAAGCTGTACATCGGAGGGAAGTGGGAAGGCGGAAAAGAGACGATGTCGGTCGTCGACAAGTATACCGGCGAGACGTTCGGGGTCGTGCCCGTCGCATCGAAGGAGATGGTCGATCGGGCGATCGCGGCCGCGCGCGCCGCGTTCCCTGGGTGGTCGAAAACCCCCGCCCACAAGCGGTTCCGGATCCTCGAGAAGGCGGCGAACCTTCTCGACAAGAACAAGGAGGAGATCGCCGCGATCATCTGCCGCGAGGCGGGGAAGGCGTGGAAATTCTCGCTCGGGGAGGTCTCCCGCGCGGTAGAGACGTTCCAGTTCTCGGCGGAGGAGGCGAAGAGGATCCACGGCGAGACGGTCCCGATGGATGCGAGCACGGCGGGGGAGGGGCGTATCGGGTACTGGCTGCGGTGCCCGGTGGGGGTGGTCGCGGCGATCACGCCGTTCAACTTTCCGCTGAACCTGGTGGCCCACAAGGTCGGGCCCGCGCTGGCGGTCGGGAACACACTCGTCCTTAAGCCTGCCTCCACCACGCCGCTGACGGCCGTTCGGTTGGCGGAGATCCTCGAGGAAGCCGGGGTCCCCGCGGGGGTCTTCAACGTGGTCGTGGGCTCCGGCGGGACGGTGGGCGAATGGCTGACCGTCGACCCAAGAGTCGCCAAGATCACGTTCACCGGCTCTCCCCCCGTGGGAGAGCAGATCATCCGCAAGGCGGGCTTGAAAAAAGTGACGATGGAACTGGGGAACAACTCCGGCACGATCATCGAGCCGGACGCGGATCTGGGCGCCGCGGTGCCTCGTTGCGTCGTCTCCTCCTTCGCCAACTCGGGGCAGGTGTGCATCTCCCTGCAGCGGCTCTACGTCCACAAGGCGATCGCGAAGGAGTTCACGAAGCGGTTCCTCGCGGAGACGAAGAAGCTGAAGGTTGGTAATCCTCTCGAGAAGGATTGCGACGTGGGGCCGATGATCGACGAGAAGGAGGCGATCCGGGCGGAGAGCTGGGTGAAGGAGGCGGTCGCACAGGGGGCGAAGGTGCTGATCGGCGGGAAGCGCGAGGGCCGTGTGATGCAGCCGACGGTGCTGTCGAACGTGCGCTCCGAGATGAGGGTGATGTGCCAGGAGGCGTTCGCGCCGCTCGTCTCCCTCTATGAATACGAGTCGTTCGACGACGCGGTCCGGATGGTGGAGGATTCCCCGTACGGGCTGCAGGCGGGGATCTACACGAACGACTTGAGGAAGGCGCTGCAGGCGGTCGATCGGATCAACGTCGGCGGCGTGATGATCAACGACACCTCCATCTTCCGCGTGGACCACATGCCCTACGGCGGCAACAAGATGAGCGGCTTGGGCCGCGAGGGCGTCCGCTTCGCCTGCGAGGAGATGACGAGCATCAAGATGGTGATGATCAAGCCGTAG
- a CDS encoding addiction module toxin RelE gives MRVIARKTLRDFWEKRPAAEQPLKVWYAEALHSVWVHPKDIKTRYSAVSFLTGNRVVFNIKGNKYRLITHVRYDLGHVYIRFIGTHPEYDKVNAATV, from the coding sequence GTGCGTGTCATCGCCCGAAAAACGCTCAGGGATTTTTGGGAGAAGCGCCCGGCCGCCGAACAGCCACTGAAAGTGTGGTACGCGGAAGCGTTGCATTCGGTGTGGGTTCATCCGAAGGACATCAAAACCCGGTATTCGGCAGTAAGCTTTCTTACGGGAAACAGGGTGGTGTTCAATATCAAGGGAAACAAGTACCGCTTGATCACTCATGTTCGTTACGATCTGGGTCATGTGTATATCCGCTTTATCGGTACGCATCCCGAATACGACAAGGTCAACGCCGCGACCGTATGA
- a CDS encoding transcriptional regulator: MELKPIRTKADYKVALDTITSLLDAPVGSREAGTLEVLSLLVEAYEEEHHPIGPPDPIEAIKFRMEQMGLTRRDLEPYLGSRARVSEVLNRKRPLSVEMIRRLNAGLGIPAEVLIQPYKTGCAA; this comes from the coding sequence ATGGAACTGAAGCCGATTCGCACGAAGGCCGATTACAAGGTGGCGCTGGATACGATCACTTCCCTCCTTGATGCGCCCGTCGGGTCGCGGGAGGCGGGGACGCTCGAAGTTCTTTCCCTGCTTGTGGAGGCGTACGAAGAGGAGCACCATCCGATCGGCCCGCCGGATCCCATCGAGGCGATCAAATTCCGGATGGAGCAGATGGGGCTGACACGGCGAGATCTGGAGCCGTATCTCGGGAGCCGAGCCCGCGTCTCGGAAGTGCTGAACCGCAAGCGCCCTCTGTCCGTGGAAATGATCCGCCGGCTGAACGCCGGCTTGGGAATTCCGGCGGAGGTTCTTATCCAGCCATATAAGACGGGTTGCGCCGCGTAA
- a CDS encoding dihydrolipoyl dehydrogenase: MKHFDLVVIGAGPGGYVAAIRAAQLGMRVAVAERDKPGGVCVNWGCIPSKAILTSAGLYEDMRNAEAYGIRCQGLSADYGAVIRRSRKVADRMSRGVTYLFKKNGIELFPASATVLSPTTVRVGEEELSAKNILVASGTSVRGLPGIESDGRVILTSDDALAQETLPRSVIVLGGGAVGVEFAYVYRAFGADVAIVEMEDQLLPRTDREVAKELEKILGKQGIRVLTSAPAKGFDKATRTLTVSSGGKEEALTAEKLLVAVGRKVLSAGLGLEACGVEIERGLVKVDDRLRTACPTIWAIGDVIGGMMLAHKASAEGVVAAEAIAGKEVRRPDPDRIPACVYCRPEVATIGLSEEEAKRRGIETKVSKFPFTALGKAAASGHTEGFVKMIADAKYGEVIGCHIIGAGAPDMIAELSLARSLEATFHEIGRTVHAHPTLPEAVREAALMLGGEAIDL; this comes from the coding sequence ATGAAGCATTTCGACCTGGTGGTGATCGGAGCGGGCCCCGGCGGCTACGTCGCGGCGATCCGCGCGGCCCAGCTGGGGATGCGCGTGGCGGTGGCCGAGCGCGACAAGCCCGGCGGGGTGTGCGTCAACTGGGGATGCATCCCGTCCAAGGCGATCCTCACCTCGGCAGGTTTATACGAAGACATGCGGAATGCCGAGGCGTACGGGATCCGGTGCCAGGGACTTTCCGCTGACTACGGCGCCGTCATCCGCCGAAGCCGGAAGGTGGCGGACCGGATGTCCCGCGGCGTGACGTACCTCTTCAAGAAGAACGGGATCGAGCTGTTCCCCGCGAGCGCGACGGTTCTCTCGCCGACCACCGTCCGGGTGGGGGAGGAGGAGCTCTCCGCGAAGAACATCCTCGTGGCGTCCGGAACATCCGTGCGGGGGCTGCCGGGGATCGAGTCCGACGGCCGGGTGATCCTGACCAGCGACGACGCTCTCGCGCAGGAGACGCTTCCACGCTCCGTGATCGTCCTCGGGGGGGGCGCGGTCGGGGTGGAGTTCGCCTACGTCTACCGGGCGTTCGGCGCCGACGTGGCGATCGTCGAGATGGAGGACCAGCTCCTCCCGCGCACCGACCGCGAAGTGGCGAAGGAGCTGGAGAAAATCCTCGGAAAGCAGGGGATCCGGGTGCTGACCTCCGCCCCGGCGAAGGGATTCGACAAGGCGACCCGGACGTTGACGGTTTCCTCCGGCGGGAAAGAGGAGGCCCTGACCGCCGAGAAACTCCTGGTCGCCGTGGGGCGAAAGGTGCTTTCCGCCGGGCTGGGGCTCGAAGCGTGCGGCGTCGAGATCGAGCGCGGCCTCGTCAAGGTGGACGACCGGCTCCGAACCGCCTGTCCGACGATCTGGGCCATCGGCGACGTGATCGGCGGGATGATGCTCGCCCACAAGGCGTCCGCGGAAGGCGTCGTGGCGGCCGAGGCGATCGCGGGAAAGGAAGTTCGCCGCCCCGACCCGGACCGGATTCCCGCGTGCGTCTACTGCCGGCCCGAGGTGGCGACGATCGGCCTGTCGGAGGAGGAGGCGAAACGGCGCGGGATCGAAACCAAGGTGTCGAAGTTCCCTTTCACCGCGCTCGGGAAGGCGGCCGCCTCCGGGCACACGGAAGGATTCGTCAAGATGATCGCGGACGCGAAATACGGCGAGGTGATCGGCTGCCACATCATCGGCGCCGGCGCCCCCGACATGATCGCGGAACTCTCCCTCGCGCGCTCGCTCGAGGCGACGTTCCATGAGATCGGCCGCACCGTCCACGCGCATCCCACCCTTCCCGAAGCGGTCCGGGAGGCGGCGCTCATGCTGGGCGGCGAGGCGATCGACCTATAA
- a CDS encoding alpha-ketoacid dehydrogenase subunit beta: MLVTYIEAIRQAMDEELARDGNVLLMGEDVGVLGGAFKASAGLQEKHGVDRVVDMPISESLIVGAGVGLAVQGMRPILEMQFIDFISCGFDQIVNSAATLRYRHGGQTACPIVVRGPSGGGVHGGLYHSQNPEAWFCHVPGLKVVAPATAYDAKGLLKSAIRDDDPVIYFEHKFLYRRIKEEIPAEEYLVPIGKAALRKEGRDLTVITYGAPVHAVMKAARDMASEVDIEVIDLRTLLPIDWATVKASVRKTGKVLIVHEARLTGGIGGEVAARIAQDCFEELDGPVMRLAARDVHTPFAPAMEEYVLPNQEKVCEAIRKLAAY, translated from the coding sequence ATGCTCGTCACCTACATCGAGGCGATCCGGCAGGCCATGGACGAGGAGCTGGCGAGGGACGGGAACGTCCTGCTGATGGGGGAGGACGTGGGCGTCCTCGGAGGCGCCTTCAAGGCGTCCGCGGGGCTTCAGGAGAAGCACGGCGTCGACCGGGTGGTCGACATGCCCATCTCCGAGTCGCTGATCGTCGGGGCCGGCGTCGGTCTCGCAGTGCAGGGGATGCGCCCGATCCTCGAGATGCAGTTCATCGACTTCATCTCCTGCGGCTTCGACCAGATCGTGAACTCGGCCGCGACGCTTCGCTACCGCCACGGCGGTCAGACCGCCTGCCCGATCGTGGTCCGAGGTCCGTCGGGCGGCGGCGTCCACGGCGGCCTGTACCACTCCCAGAACCCGGAGGCGTGGTTCTGCCACGTCCCCGGCCTCAAGGTGGTGGCCCCCGCGACGGCGTACGACGCGAAGGGGCTGCTCAAGTCCGCCATCCGGGACGACGACCCGGTGATCTACTTCGAGCACAAGTTCCTCTATCGGCGGATCAAGGAAGAGATTCCCGCCGAGGAGTACCTGGTCCCCATCGGGAAGGCCGCGCTGCGCAAGGAGGGGCGGGACCTCACCGTCATCACCTACGGCGCCCCGGTCCACGCCGTGATGAAGGCGGCGCGGGACATGGCTTCGGAGGTGGACATCGAGGTGATCGACCTTCGGACCCTCCTGCCGATCGACTGGGCGACGGTGAAGGCTTCGGTGCGGAAGACGGGCAAGGTGCTGATCGTCCACGAGGCGCGCCTGACCGGAGGAATCGGGGGCGAGGTCGCCGCGCGGATCGCGCAGGACTGCTTCGAGGAGCTGGACGGACCCGTCATGCGGCTGGCGGCGCGGGATGTCCACACCCCGTTCGCCCCGGCGATGGAGGAGTACGTCCTCCCCAACCAAGAGAAGGTCTGCGAGGCGATCCGGAAACTCGCCGCGTATTAA